A genome region from Candidatus Parcubacteria bacterium includes the following:
- a CDS encoding DJ-1/PfpI family protein: protein MTNKIAMIIAHRDFRDEEYFIPKRILMSKNFEIVTVSSFNEKAVGMHGGEAKIDMVINNLIVDDFDAVLFIGGAGVADDINNSEFHRVAKAAVEKGKILGAICVAPMILAKAGVLNGKKATVWSSPMNKNPIKVLKENGAIYEDDTVVVDGKIITGNGPLSADQFGQTIVEVLTGGR from the coding sequence ATGACTAATAAAATAGCAATGATTATTGCGCATAGGGACTTCAGAGATGAGGAATATTTTATTCCTAAACGCATTCTAATGAGCAAGAACTTTGAAATTGTTACTGTAAGCAGTTTCAATGAAAAAGCTGTTGGTATGCACGGAGGCGAGGCAAAAATAGATATGGTTATAAATAATTTAATTGTAGATGATTTTGACGCTGTTTTATTTATCGGCGGCGCTGGAGTTGCAGATGATATAAATAATTCTGAATTCCATAGAGTGGCTAAGGCAGCAGTTGAGAAAGGCAAGATTTTGGGAGCAATTTGCGTGGCTCCGATGATTTTAGCAAAAGCTGGTGTTTTGAACGGCAAAAAGGCGACTGTTTGGTCAAGCCCGATGAATAAAAATCCTATTAAAGTTTTAAAAGAAAACGGAGCTATTTATGAGGATGACACAGTTGTTGTGGATGGGAAAATCATTACTGGCAATGGCCCCTTATCCGCTGACCAGTTTGGTCAAACAATAGTAGAAGTATTGACAGGGGGCAGGTAA
- a CDS encoding 50S ribosomal protein L10: MAKTKEEKQKIIQELKEKIKKQKSIVFVDFSGLEVKAITELRKEMRKQDCEFKVAKKTFIEIALKDFKEDIAKKAREMDGEIGIGFGYKDEVMPFKILGDCAKEQENLKLLAGLIGDEFLGQEETVAMSKLPSREEVVARIVGSISAPISNFVNVLQGNIKGLLQVLTTIKSS; this comes from the coding sequence GTGGCAAAGACAAAAGAAGAAAAACAAAAAATAATTCAAGAACTGAAAGAAAAAATAAAAAAGCAGAAAAGCATTGTTTTTGTGGATTTTTCCGGTTTGGAAGTAAAAGCCATTACTGAATTGAGAAAAGAAATGAGAAAGCAAGATTGCGAATTTAAAGTAGCTAAAAAAACCTTTATAGAAATAGCTCTTAAAGATTTTAAAGAAGATATAGCTAAAAAAGCAAGGGAGATGGATGGAGAAATCGGCATTGGCTTTGGCTATAAAGACGAGGTTATGCCTTTTAAAATTTTAGGCGATTGCGCTAAAGAGCAGGAGAATTTGAAATTATTAGCCGGCTTAATTGGAGATGAGTTTTTAGGGCAAGAAGAAACTGTTGCTATGTCTAAACTGCCATCCAGAGAAGAAGTTGTGGCAAGAATAGTAGGAAGCATAAGCGCTCCTATATCAAATTTTGTGAATGTTTTACAAGGAAACATTAAAGGTCTACTACAAGTTTTAACTACAATAAAATCATCTTAA
- the pcm gene encoding protein-L-isoaspartate O-methyltransferase has product MSNLIDSLIEQGWLKTPRIIEAFRKVKRKDFLPENAKHLSELNEALPIGYGQTISQPLVVAFMLEKLEPKRGDRILDIGSGSGWTAALLAEIVGTNGKVIAFEIIPELMEFGKKNVEKYNFLKKGIVEFNCGDGSNGCMEQAPYNKILASASAKELPLAWKKQLEVHGRIVIPIGSSIWLFVKKYSFLNKETGKMEDIFEQYEYPGFAFVPLVSK; this is encoded by the coding sequence ATGAGTAATTTAATAGATTCTTTAATTGAACAAGGGTGGCTGAAAACGCCCAGAATAATTGAGGCATTTAGGAAAGTCAAAAGAAAGGATTTTTTGCCAGAGAACGCCAAGCATTTATCTGAATTAAATGAAGCTTTGCCTATTGGCTATGGACAGACGATTTCCCAGCCTTTAGTTGTTGCTTTTATGCTGGAGAAGTTAGAACCGAAAAGAGGAGACAGGATTTTAGACATAGGTTCCGGCTCTGGCTGGACAGCGGCTCTCTTGGCAGAAATTGTTGGCACCAATGGAAAAGTTATTGCCTTTGAAATCATTCCTGAACTTATGGAATTCGGCAAGAAAAATGTGGAGAAATATAATTTCCTGAAGAAGGGGATTGTAGAATTTAATTGCGGTGATGGTTCTAATGGATGTATGGAACAAGCTCCATATAATAAAATTCTTGCTTCAGCAAGCGCTAAAGAGCTTCCTTTGGCATGGAAAAAACAGTTGGAGGTGCATGGCAGGATTGTTATTCCGATTGGTTCTTCAATTTGGCTTTTTGTAAAAAAATATTCTTTTCTAAATAAAGAAACTGGAAAAATGGAAGACATATTTGAACAGTATGAATACCCAGGCTTTGCTTTTGTGCCGTTAGTCAGTAAATAG
- the rplL gene encoding 50S ribosomal protein L7/L12: protein MVEEQKKEASEKEAQKEEKKVEVPEKFKDLVEKVEKMSVLDLAELVKILEKKFGVSAMAPAAAAPAGAAPGASPAEEKSVFNIELTGTGDKKIEVIKAVKDVTEKGLKDAKDLVDAAASSPQVVKENVKKEEAEEIKKKFEAAGAKVELK, encoded by the coding sequence ATGGTTGAAGAACAAAAAAAAGAAGCTTCTGAAAAAGAGGCGCAGAAAGAGGAAAAAAAGGTAGAGGTTCCAGAGAAATTTAAGGATTTAGTTGAGAAAGTTGAAAAGATGTCTGTTTTGGATTTGGCAGAATTAGTAAAGATTTTAGAGAAGAAATTCGGCGTATCTGCAATGGCTCCAGCAGCTGCAGCTCCAGCCGGCGCTGCTCCTGGAGCTAGTCCAGCTGAAGAAAAATCAGTTTTCAATATTGAGTTAACTGGAACAGGTGATAAGAAAATTGAAGTAATTAAAGCAGTTAAGGATGTTACTGAAAAGGGTTTGAAAGACGCAAAAGATTTAGTTGACGCTGCGGCAAGTTCTCCGCAAGTGGTTAAGGAAAATGTTAAGAAAGAAGAAGCAGAAGAGATTAAGAAAAAATTTGAAGCAGCCGGCGCAAAAGTAGAGTTGAAATAA
- a CDS encoding SipW-dependent-type signal peptide-containing protein — protein sequence MNKKILISLTVIAVVAVIGIGGTVAYFSDTETSTGNVFTAGGIDLKIDYDCYFNKVADGTPNCPSWDLKSLTTEKFFDFDDIKPGDFGEGTISFHVFNNDAWGAFTIDNIVDLDNDITEPEDEVDGLIDDEDGTPDGDLDDGLEVMVWLDHGCVPGFQCPADEPRCQADTCEGDNVWQGDCWEPALFTGTGTQGPEWINVKNDIDPNGETWAMSDAIKAVFQRFGGGYPGITEDGRLEGSITYYIGVAWTASELLGNIAQTDTWGADLSFEVTQARNQVDPY from the coding sequence ATGAACAAAAAAATATTAATTAGTTTAACCGTAATTGCAGTTGTTGCCGTTATTGGCATTGGCGGAACTGTTGCTTACTTTAGCGACACTGAAACCAGTACTGGCAATGTCTTCACAGCAGGAGGCATTGACTTGAAAATTGATTATGACTGTTACTTCAATAAAGTAGCTGACGGAACGCCAAATTGTCCTTCTTGGGATTTAAAGAGTTTGACCACAGAGAAATTTTTTGATTTTGATGATATCAAACCAGGTGATTTCGGTGAAGGAACAATCAGCTTCCATGTTTTTAACAATGATGCATGGGGAGCGTTTACAATAGACAATATTGTTGATTTAGATAACGACATTACAGAGCCAGAAGATGAGGTTGATGGTTTAATAGATGACGAAGACGGCACTCCTGACGGTGATTTAGACGACGGTCTTGAAGTGATGGTTTGGCTTGACCACGGCTGCGTGCCAGGATTTCAATGTCCTGCTGACGAGCCAAGATGTCAAGCAGATACTTGTGAAGGAGATAATGTTTGGCAAGGCGATTGTTGGGAGCCAGCTTTATTTACTGGTACAGGAACGCAAGGTCCTGAATGGATTAATGTCAAGAACGACATAGATCCAAATGGAGAAACCTGGGCTATGAGTGATGCCATTAAAGCTGTTTTTCAGCGCTTTGGCGGTGGTTATCCAGGAATTACTGAAGACGGACGTTTAGAAGGCAGTATTACTTATTACATTGGTGTTGCTTGGACTGCTTCTGAATTACTTGGAAACATTGCCCAGACCGACACTTGGGGAGCTGATTTATCATTTGAAGTTACTCAAGCCAGAAATCAGGTAGATCCTTATTAG
- the mltG gene encoding endolytic transglycosylase MltG, producing MKKFFVFLILFLIAVFFTWHGIYSPVNCNSLEEKLFSIEKGQGLFQIAENLEKQDLVKNRFLFSLYIIFQREQGNLQAGKYLLNPSMNIPVISQKIISGETHTIKITIPEGYNLTQIEEKLNLKLPEENLEGFLFPDTYQFPIGVSGEEVVRIMKDNFDKKLSAELREEIEKQDKTIFEIITMASMIEKEVRTIEDKKLVSGILWKRLESKMPLQVDATITYITGKATTKISIEELKIDSPYNTYKYLGLPAGPICNPGLDSILAAVYPKDSGYWYYLSNSKGETVFSKTLKEHRINKEKYL from the coding sequence ATGAAAAAGTTTTTTGTTTTTTTAATATTATTTTTAATAGCGGTTTTTTTTACATGGCATGGGATTTATTCACCTGTTAATTGTAATTCTCTTGAAGAAAAATTATTCTCCATTGAAAAAGGGCAGGGTTTATTTCAAATTGCTGAAAATTTGGAAAAACAAGATTTAGTTAAAAACAGGTTTCTATTTTCTCTTTATATTATTTTTCAAAGAGAGCAAGGTAATCTTCAGGCAGGTAAGTATTTATTAAACCCTTCAATGAATATTCCAGTTATTTCACAAAAAATAATTTCAGGCGAAACCCATACTATAAAAATAACAATTCCAGAAGGATATAATTTAACGCAAATTGAAGAAAAATTGAATTTAAAATTGCCAGAGGAAAATTTAGAAGGATTCTTATTTCCTGATACTTATCAATTTCCTATAGGAGTAAGCGGAGAAGAAGTGGTTAGAATAATGAAGGATAATTTTGATAAGAAGTTAAGCGCGGAATTAAGAGAAGAAATTGAAAAGCAAGATAAAACTATTTTTGAAATAATCACTATGGCTTCAATGATTGAGAAAGAAGTAAGAACTATTGAGGATAAAAAACTAGTTTCTGGAATTTTATGGAAGCGGCTGGAAAGTAAAATGCCTTTGCAGGTTGATGCCACTATTACATATATTACCGGCAAGGCAACAACAAAAATTAGTATTGAAGAGCTTAAAATTGATTCGCCTTACAATACATATAAATATTTAGGACTTCCTGCAGGCCCAATTTGCAATCCAGGACTTGACAGTATTTTAGCCGCGGTCTATCCTAAAGATAGCGGTTACTGGTATTATTTATCTAATTCAAAAGGAGAAACAGTTTTTAGCAAAACCCTGAAAGAGCATCGCATTAATAAAGAAAAATATTTATGA